A stretch of the Fundulus heteroclitus isolate FHET01 unplaced genomic scaffold, MU-UCD_Fhet_4.1 scaffold_49, whole genome shotgun sequence genome encodes the following:
- the LOC118560805 gene encoding zinc finger protein 3-like translates to MKEEEGEMKIEEENHEKKVEVKQENHEVKIDLKQEDNDEGKVQEHQEDYQDQEPDHHTLNTTTRSSRAFSSDPSDLQEHEDHRQTGGALNVPTRPSKGRVFGQTLENKYTCNQCGLTFEIKSYMKMHQSKHHTERPYRCGQCGASFQLKTCLKRHKLIHTVERPFCCDQCGATFKRKYDLRVHLRSHAGERPYTCDQCTATFQRKASLMIHQRIHTGERSYSYNKHGKTFRTSSPLKIHERIYNGERAYTCDQCGAYFQTKWSLRKHQLIHTGERPYSCDQCAATFLRRDTLIGHQRIHTGERPYRCSKCKGTFKTQADLKRHQRIHNEERPYSCDRCSATFQRNDSLIVHKRIHTGERPYSCYHCGATFQTTSNLKVHHRIHTRERPNNCDGPESVNLEAE, encoded by the exons ATGAAGGAAGAGGAGGGTGAGATGAAGATTGAGGAGGAGAACCATGAGAAGAAGGTCGAGGTGAAGCAAGAGAACCATGAGGTAAAGATTGATTTAAAGCAAGAGGATAATGATGAAGGTAAAGTTCAGGAGCACCAGGAGGACTACCAGGACCAAGAACCTGACCACCACACTTTGAACACCACGACCCGGAGCAGCAGAGCCTTTTCCTCTGATCCCAGTGATCTACAG GAACATGAAGACCATCGACAGACTGGTGGAGCCCTCAATGTACCAACAAGACCATCGAAAGGAAGGGTTTTTGGGCAgactttggaaaataaatacacCTGTAACCAGTGTGGtttaacatttgaaataaaatcttaTATGAAGATGCATCAATCAAAACACCATACAGAGAGACCATACCGCTGTGGCCAATGTGGAGCATCATTTCAATTGAAAACCTGTTTAAAGAGACACAAATTGATCCACACTGTGGAAAGACCATTCTGCTGTGACCAGTGTGGagcaacatttaaaagaaaatatgatttaaGGGTACATCTAAGAAGCCATGCTGGTGAGAGACCATACACCTGTGACCAATGTACTGCAACTTTCCAAAGAAAAGCTAGCTTGATGATACATCAACggatccacactggagagagATCATATAGCTATAACAAGCATGGAAAAACTTTTAGGACTTCATCTCCTTTAAAGATACATGAACGTATCTACAATGGGGAGAGAGCATACACCTGTGATCAATGTGGGGCATATTTTCAAACTAAATGGAGCTTAAGAAAACATCAACTGATCCACACGGGAGAGAGACCATACAGCTGTGACCAGTGTGCTGCAACTTTTCTAAGAAGAGATACCTTAATTGGGCATCAACggatccacactggagagagACCATACCGCTGTAGCAAGTGTAAAGGAACTTTTAAAACCCAGGCTGATTTAAAGAGACATCAACGAATCCACAATGAAGAGAGACCATACAGCTGTGACCGTTGTTCTGCAACTTTTCAAAGAAACGATAGCTTAATTGTGCATAAACggatccacactggagagagACCATACAGCTGTTACCATTGTGGAGCAACTTTTCAAACAACATCCAATTTGAAGGTGCATCATCGAATCCACACTAGAGAGAGACCAAACAATTGTgatgggccagaatctgtgaaTCTGGAGGCTGAGTAA